One part of the Pecten maximus chromosome 9, xPecMax1.1, whole genome shotgun sequence genome encodes these proteins:
- the LOC117335074 gene encoding uncharacterized protein LOC117335074 → MGSLNMAEISVDGQSGFMTIRSRHKLDVNRSKIIGAVAILLVEPTDATDRSCSVSTGVNSAPALGRGTHKDDVINIADPHSGETDRATLVVPSSVSLISSPCGWMGREGFAKAASRSASHPEHAQSNNARDDTTSPNNKTTESTHDRNMGQDLMQYMYSSTDNPRQRLYNQNKTKDTEYKSPSEESLPTRNVSVIDLTDVPVRQQHTKQNTSATTASGGTYKKHSSSNAFQRPTREPRTSSHAKFTQLIHAPRVSSPFLSRMNFQLQRRKHRNTKISKLVQQPTSQRANDAKCCACGDVLTSFTDNQTHSVKHNLHNQCVVCGIKLPVTSNLRRHFLGHIHNIAFTCPFCPAMYRRKDNLTSHLFQKHNINSMQRRSQQLLSRIGKVPKQIQGIDVTHQSATSLHDLSDRQAAIEVPSNSSSHSGNATVIPALSTITNDSQENTMLLPMETNDSSDLPEEVPKLPDPDTDLEGGQSCSPPIQIKEEPEGNHSSQDVRQPPQTILENQQDEKDQIDHMALYSTGETHDSADISTPDGVCDINSGSILNYSCSTCDVKFSELEKLRQHVDAFHSDEVSTAGAGDEMNTSAPNGYTLTSTSGSLSHDSSEGQDLYLYSNTRRSDMDDETIRMALSSRSNQLEEVIDIENLSDIPNFQHTESAPLQQAGYSGNSRGNILSKTTDFLGNVYPSFFPPTYESSPSNSMNQSYDIDHTNAGFTGRNRISKGNNKCSVCGASLTTWEAILEHGDQHANVLPSDHGSGKKFPCVVCQTVLSTKDSLRRHAVNHMGVQHFCTMCSAVYSRRDNLLKHMRDTHGVHTPRS, encoded by the exons ATGGGGAGTCTGAACATGGCTGAGATTTCCGTTGATGGTCAATCGGGGTTTATGACCATCCGCAGTCGCCACAAACTTGATGTGAATCGGAGTAAAATCATAGGTGCTGTTGCCATTCTCCTTGTCGAGCCAACTGATGCGACGGACAGGTCATGCTCAGTTTCAACAG GTGTTAACTCGGCACCAGCATTAGGAAGAGGCACTCACAAAGATGATGTGATCAATATTGCAGATCCACATTCTGGAGAGACGGACCGTGCAACCCTTGTTGTTCCGTCATCGGTGTCTTTGATAAGCTCGCCGTGTGGGTGGATGGGACGAGAGGGGTTCGCGAAGGCCGCATCTCGGTCAGCCTCACATCCGGAGCACGCACAGTCGAACAATGCACGTGATGACACAACTAGtccaaacaacaaaacaacagaatCAACACACGACAGAAATATGGGCCAAGATTTGATGCAGTACATGTACTCGTCAACAGATAATCCAAGACAGAGATTAtacaatcaaaataaaactaaaGACACAGAGTATAAGTCTCCCAGCGAAGAAAGCTTGCCAACCAGGAATGTCAGTGTAATAGACTTAACTGATGTACCTGTTCGTCAACAACATACTAAACAAAATACCTCTGCCACAACAGCATCCGGTGGCACTTATAAAAAGCACTCGTCTTCAAACGCTTTTCAACGCCCCACTAGAGAACCCCGAACGTCATCACATGCTAAATTTACTCAGTTGATACATGCTCCTCGAGTGAGCTCACCGTTCTTATCCAGAATGAACTTCCAGCTCCAGCGACGGAAGCACAGGAACACAAAAATAAGCAAGCTAGTTCAGCAACCGACAAGTCAGCGGGCCAACGACGCAAAGTGCTGTGCGTGTGGTGATGTATTGACAAGTTTCACGGACAACCAGACGCATAGTGTCAAACATAACTTACACAATCAATGTGTGGTTTGCGGAATCAAGTTACCGGTAACCAGTAACTTGCGCAGACATTTTCTCGGTCATATCCACAATATCGCTTTCACATGTCCGTTCTGTCCTGCCATgtacagaaggaaggataacctTACGTCACATCTCTTCCAGAAACATAACATTAATTCAATGCAACGAAGATCCCAACAGTTGTTATCAAGAATTGGCAAAGTTCCGAAACAGATTCAGGGAATTGATGTAACTCACCAATCTGCAACGTCTCTTCACGATCTTTCTGATCGTCAAGCTGCCATTGAAGTACCGAGTAATTCGTCCTCTCATTCTGGCAATGCAACTGTGATTCCAGCATTGTCAACAATTACAAATGATTCACAAGAAAACACTATGCTTCTTCCAATGGAAACCAACGATTCTTCAGATTTACCAGAGGAAGTGCCAAAGCTACCAGACCCTGATACCGATCTAGAAGGTGGTCAGTCTTGTAGTCCTCCAATACAGATCAAAGAAGAACCAGAAGGAAATCACAGTAGCCAGGATGTCCGTCAGCCGCCCCAAACGATACTAGAAAACCAACAAGATGAAAAAGATCAGATTGACCATATGGCCTTATATTCAACAGGAGAAACACATGATTCAGCCGATATTTCTACACCTGATGGTGTTTGCGATATAAATTCGGGTTCGATTCTGAACTACAGTTGTAGCACATGTGATGTTAAGTTCTCGGAACTTGAAAAACTTCGGCAACATGTCGATGCTTTCCATTCAGATGAAGTGTCCACGGCAGGAGCTGGGGATGAAATGAATACAAGTGCACCGAATGGCTACACGCTCACTTCTACTTCTGGCTCACTAAGTCACGACTCGTCAGAAGGCCAGGATTTATATCTTTATAGTAACACAAGGAGGTCAGATATGGACGACGAAACCATCAGAATGGCACTAAGCAGTCGCAGTAATCAACTTGAAGAAGTGATAGACATTGAAAATTTGAGTGACATACCAAATTTTCAACATACCGAATCTGCACCACTTCAACAAGCCGGATATTCTGGGAATAGTCGGGGAAATATCTTGTCTAAAACAACTGACTTCTTAGGAAATGTTTACCCCAGCTTCTTCCCTCCGACCTATGAGTCTTCGCCATCAAACAGCATGAACCAGAGTTATGATATTGATCATACCAATGCGGGATTCACTGGAAGAAATAGGATAAGTAAGGGTAACAATAAGTGTTCGGTGTGCGGTGCGTCCCTGACAACATGGGAAGCGATCCTGGAACACGGGGACCAGCACGCAAATGTGCTTCCCTCAGACCACGGCTCTGGGAAAAAATTTCCTTGTGTTGTGTGTCAGACAGTCCTTAGTACCAAGGACTCTCTGAGGCGACACGCTGTCAATCACATGGGCGTACAACACTTCTGTACGATGTGTTCTGCAGTGTACAGCAGACGGGATAACCTGTTGAAACACATGAGAGATACCCACGGTGTCCACACACCTAGGAGTTGA